The Citrifermentans bemidjiense Bem genome window below encodes:
- a CDS encoding PAS domain-containing sensor histidine kinase: MAYDQSASRLPAEGIEELRAHLAAIVDSSDDAIVSKSREGIVTSWNQGAERLYGYSAAEAIGRHISFLVPPERLDEQRQLTEKILQGERVKNLDTIRLPKNGGEIPVSLTLSPIYCETGTITGISIIARDNTERLRMVRLLRESEMRYRVLVEMAPDAVFVHQDGRFVYANCAALGICGVRSREELQRRTLFDLVHPEDRGKLRQRIDELKADQGIAQQEYRMCCPQGKELVLETSSSLIDYQGIPSIQVIARDVTLRKQQEREREQMLKDLAFQQSRFEIMVRQLPIGVVIAEAPSGKTLYQNERSRQIFGRDIAPVSGIEDYRQWEMFRLDGAPLPAEQCPVALSLLQGEIISGDEYKIRRGDGSYGYICVNSTPLRDASGEIVSAVAAFTDITESKLAAQALFESEERLKLALDAAEMGSCDIDVNTGAGIWSLYHFTLLGYPAPEGESAPAATSMWLDLVHRDDLEEVKRLLEQARRDDTLFRSEHRILRAGSGETVWVNVMGRFICEQTEGRCRFIGVIFDVSERKAAEEALLRNVRRFRRMADTMPQIFWTARPDGSVDYINAYFEEYAGIDRSGVEEGHVTAETLLSGVVHPDDRDGLESAWFRSMESCEPFQYESRVRRKDGVYRWHLSRARAELDEQGRAVKWYGTATDIDELRETQEKLAASETRFRWLYESNLIAIFYWNRDGAITDANQAYCDLAGYTAEECRSGGLNWLDVTAPEYLEKDVAAVAESQIHGICRSYEKLFINHATGVKVPVLTAIAISAGSDEGIGFAVDLTELKRAEHALKHSESTLKLAVETTGLGIFDLELKTGKGEWSPIAKSHYGLPADAEVDLSTVITGVHPEDKEKVERIARDAASPGGAGIYSAEYRTVGAMDGKVRWLSMRGRVFYDDEGTPLRLVGACLNVTDVVQAQETLNEEMSERLRAVEELRRQEQLLIRQGRLAAMGEMIANIAHQWRQPLNTLGLIIQELPTYHERNLLTVEYLEGSVSRAMQVINYMSQTIDGFRNFFGPDKEYQTFLASEVLEKTVSILDAAFAELNLELVVWVDREAVVHGIPNEYSQVLLNILMNAKDALLERKVEHPKVEVRLFREGGKSVVTITDNAGGIPTEIMDKIFDPYFTTKGPDKGTGIGLFMSKTIIEKNMKGSLTVTNQPEGAQFRIEV; encoded by the coding sequence ATGGCCTACGACCAATCCGCATCCAGGCTGCCTGCAGAAGGGATCGAGGAACTGAGGGCGCACTTGGCCGCCATCGTCGATTCCTCCGACGACGCCATCGTCAGTAAGTCCCGGGAAGGGATCGTCACCAGTTGGAACCAGGGTGCCGAAAGACTCTATGGCTACAGCGCCGCCGAGGCCATCGGGCGCCATATCTCGTTCCTGGTGCCTCCGGAGCGCCTCGACGAGCAGAGGCAGCTTACCGAGAAGATACTGCAAGGGGAACGCGTCAAGAACCTGGACACCATCCGTCTCCCCAAAAACGGGGGTGAAATCCCCGTCTCCCTCACCCTCTCCCCCATCTACTGCGAGACCGGCACCATCACAGGGATTTCCATCATAGCCCGCGACAATACGGAGCGCCTGAGGATGGTGCGGCTTTTGCGGGAGAGCGAGATGCGCTACCGGGTCCTTGTAGAGATGGCCCCCGACGCCGTCTTCGTGCACCAGGACGGGCGTTTTGTCTATGCCAACTGCGCGGCCTTAGGCATCTGCGGGGTGCGGAGCAGGGAAGAGCTGCAAAGGCGCACCCTCTTTGACCTGGTGCATCCCGAGGACCGGGGAAAACTGCGTCAGCGCATCGACGAACTAAAGGCGGACCAGGGGATAGCGCAGCAGGAATACCGGATGTGCTGTCCGCAGGGCAAAGAGCTGGTCCTGGAAACATCCTCCAGCCTCATCGACTACCAGGGAATTCCTTCCATACAGGTCATCGCCCGCGACGTAACGCTACGGAAGCAGCAGGAGCGCGAGCGTGAGCAGATGCTCAAGGATCTCGCCTTTCAGCAGAGCCGTTTCGAGATCATGGTCAGGCAGTTGCCGATAGGGGTGGTCATCGCCGAGGCTCCATCGGGCAAGACCCTTTACCAAAACGAGCGCTCCCGGCAGATATTCGGGCGCGATATCGCCCCCGTCTCAGGAATCGAAGATTACCGGCAATGGGAGATGTTTCGCCTGGATGGCGCCCCCCTTCCCGCCGAACAGTGCCCCGTCGCCCTCTCTCTGCTGCAAGGGGAGATCATCTCCGGGGACGAGTACAAGATCAGGCGGGGCGATGGCTCCTACGGTTACATCTGCGTCAACTCGACCCCGCTGCGGGATGCCTCTGGGGAGATCGTCTCCGCCGTGGCGGCCTTCACCGACATCACCGAAAGCAAGCTCGCGGCCCAGGCGCTCTTTGAGAGCGAGGAACGCCTGAAGCTGGCGCTCGATGCGGCCGAGATGGGATCCTGCGATATTGACGTGAATACAGGCGCGGGGATCTGGTCCCTGTATCACTTCACGCTCCTGGGCTACCCCGCGCCCGAAGGCGAATCGGCCCCGGCCGCAACCTCCATGTGGCTCGATCTGGTGCATCGGGACGACCTGGAAGAGGTAAAGAGGCTGCTGGAACAGGCCCGCAGGGACGACACCCTGTTCCGCTCGGAGCACCGCATCCTCCGGGCCGGCAGCGGCGAAACCGTCTGGGTCAACGTGATGGGGCGCTTCATCTGCGAGCAGACGGAAGGAAGGTGCCGCTTCATCGGCGTCATCTTCGACGTCAGCGAACGCAAGGCTGCTGAGGAGGCGCTTTTGCGCAACGTCCGGCGCTTTAGGCGCATGGCGGATACGATGCCCCAAATATTCTGGACCGCGAGGCCAGACGGCAGCGTGGACTACATCAACGCCTACTTCGAGGAGTACGCCGGCATCGACAGAAGCGGCGTGGAGGAGGGGCACGTCACCGCTGAGACCCTCCTCTCCGGTGTGGTCCATCCCGATGACCGTGACGGGCTGGAGAGCGCCTGGTTCCGGTCCATGGAGAGCTGCGAGCCGTTCCAGTACGAAAGCCGGGTGCGCCGCAAAGACGGGGTCTATCGCTGGCATCTGAGCCGTGCCCGGGCCGAGCTCGACGAGCAGGGAAGGGCGGTCAAGTGGTACGGGACCGCGACCGACATCGACGAGCTGAGGGAGACGCAGGAAAAGCTCGCGGCCAGCGAGACCAGGTTCCGTTGGCTTTACGAATCGAACCTGATCGCCATCTTCTACTGGAACCGCGACGGCGCCATCACCGATGCGAACCAGGCCTACTGCGACCTGGCGGGGTACACCGCCGAGGAATGCCGGTCGGGAGGGCTCAACTGGTTGGACGTGACGGCACCCGAGTACCTGGAAAAAGACGTAGCCGCCGTGGCGGAGAGCCAGATTCACGGCATCTGCAGGTCCTACGAGAAGCTCTTTATAAACCATGCTACCGGCGTGAAGGTGCCGGTACTGACCGCCATCGCCATCTCGGCCGGCTCCGACGAGGGGATCGGCTTCGCCGTGGACCTGACCGAGCTGAAGCGCGCGGAGCATGCGCTGAAGCACAGCGAATCCACGCTGAAACTCGCCGTCGAGACCACCGGGCTCGGCATCTTCGACCTCGAGCTGAAAACCGGCAAGGGGGAGTGGTCCCCTATCGCCAAGAGTCACTACGGCCTCCCTGCCGATGCGGAAGTGGACCTCTCCACGGTGATTACAGGGGTGCACCCGGAAGACAAGGAGAAGGTAGAGCGGATCGCCAGGGACGCCGCGAGCCCCGGAGGCGCCGGCATTTACAGCGCCGAATACCGTACCGTAGGCGCCATGGACGGCAAGGTCCGCTGGCTCAGCATGCGCGGCCGGGTCTTCTACGACGACGAGGGGACTCCGTTGCGCCTGGTCGGCGCCTGCCTCAACGTAACCGACGTGGTGCAGGCCCAGGAGACGCTCAACGAAGAGATGAGCGAAAGGCTGCGTGCGGTCGAAGAACTGCGCCGCCAGGAGCAGTTGCTGATCAGGCAGGGGCGGCTTGCGGCCATGGGAGAGATGATCGCCAACATAGCGCACCAGTGGCGCCAGCCCCTGAACACGCTGGGGCTCATCATCCAGGAACTTCCCACTTACCACGAGCGGAACCTTCTCACCGTCGAGTACCTGGAGGGGAGCGTCTCCCGTGCCATGCAGGTGATCAACTACATGTCCCAGACCATCGACGGGTTCCGCAACTTCTTCGGCCCGGACAAGGAATACCAGACCTTCCTGGCGAGCGAGGTGCTGGAGAAGACGGTCTCCATCCTCGACGCGGCGTTCGCCGAGCTGAACCTGGAACTTGTGGTGTGGGTGGACCGCGAGGCGGTGGTGCACGGCATACCGAACGAGTACTCGCAGGTGCTTCTCAACATCCTGATGAACGCGAAAGACGCGCTCCTGGAGCGCAAGGTCGAGCATCCAAAGGTCGAGGTCAGGCTCTTCAGGGAGGGGGGGAAATCGGTGGTCACCATCACGGACAACGCAGGGGGGATACCCACGGAGATCATGGACAAGATTTTCGACCCGTACTTCACCACCAAGGGACCGGACAAAGGGACCGGCATCGGCCTGTTCATGTCCAAGACCATCATCGAGAAAAACATGAAGGGCTCGCTTACGGTGACAAACCAGCCGGAAGGGGCCCAATTCCGCATCGAGGTCTGA
- a CDS encoding EAL domain-containing protein, translated as MEPLNRPLKDISLLLVEDEIEARDMLGRMLGLNYQGVRIYTADNGMSGLEAFRQFRPEIVVTDINMPQMNGIAMAREIKELDPEATIVAVTAHSETSYLMSAIEIGMDHYVLKPVNYPELFHVLDRIADKIMLKRLVSEQVERIRRREQQLSQAERITHLGSWEWNLETGQAVWSDELYRILGLVPESAPATFEALLQMVHPADREALEKAVQQLRETGSAMGIHYYRLLRADGETRIVRGQLESVRDGSGRQTVIGACHDVTELKWAEAALRASERRFSKIFQATPDLLSITSLTDGTILEVNEAFLRALGYQRQEVIGTYAGELGLWADSDQPAALLQQLEVRGEVRDIEVRLKGRNGRELEGLVSAELIEINGNPYLLTLFKDISERKRLEEDRARLAAIVESSDDAIMAVDREGAITSWNAGAEKMFGYPAQDMKGVHLSFLVSPEKKEQVTCLNDGIRSDGAVTHCEVVHVTRGGRQIYVSLTMSPIKSADGGVVGTSCIARDVTERTRMEEIIKHQAQHDTLTDLPNRKLFGDFLNLELAQARRNRKSLAVLFMDLDRFKQVNDTLGHAAGDRLLQAVAQRLKRCVRESDTVARISGDEFNVLMPDLAQTDDVGIVVGKIMGVFRTPFVLEGAELKVTTSVGVSMFPDDGDSAQELLQKADGAMYVAKQTPGNSYQFYNGEINARTVARQNMERRLREAVSKNELDLVYQPLLSLKSGEIVGAEALLRWHHPEHGQLLPSQFLPVAEETGAIVPIGEWVLFNACRQMRLWQSQGFDLSVAVNLSNREFHQPNFIDLAMRALSQSGLDPASLELDVTEKAIMDNPAFSLRNMRRLTDIGVAFSVDDFGVGASSLSRIKELPIAKVKIDRSFIRDILTEPNDLDVVSAVICMSHSLKMRVNAVGVESAEQLALVGSFGCDEVQGDLISRPLPPHEFERLLVEGGVHAEF; from the coding sequence ATGGAACCTTTGAACCGGCCGTTGAAGGACATCTCGCTCTTGCTGGTCGAGGACGAAATCGAGGCGCGGGACATGCTGGGACGGATGCTCGGCCTCAACTACCAGGGCGTGAGGATATACACCGCCGACAACGGGATGAGCGGCCTAGAGGCCTTCCGCCAGTTCCGGCCCGAGATCGTGGTCACCGACATCAACATGCCGCAGATGAATGGCATCGCCATGGCGCGCGAGATCAAGGAGCTCGACCCCGAGGCCACCATCGTCGCCGTGACCGCCCACAGCGAAACCTCGTACCTGATGAGCGCCATCGAGATTGGCATGGACCATTACGTGCTGAAGCCGGTGAACTACCCGGAACTGTTCCACGTGCTGGACCGCATCGCCGACAAGATCATGCTGAAGCGACTGGTTTCCGAGCAGGTGGAGCGTATCCGGCGCAGGGAGCAGCAGCTCTCCCAGGCGGAGAGAATCACGCACCTGGGGAGCTGGGAGTGGAACCTGGAGACAGGCCAAGCGGTCTGGTCCGACGAACTGTATCGGATCCTCGGGCTGGTGCCGGAGAGCGCCCCGGCGACCTTCGAAGCGCTTTTGCAGATGGTGCACCCGGCCGACCGGGAGGCCCTGGAAAAGGCGGTTCAGCAGCTGCGCGAGACCGGCAGCGCCATGGGAATCCATTACTACCGGCTGCTGCGCGCCGACGGCGAGACCCGCATCGTTCGCGGCCAGCTCGAGTCGGTCAGAGACGGCAGCGGTCGGCAGACGGTGATCGGCGCCTGCCACGACGTCACCGAACTCAAATGGGCAGAGGCAGCCCTGCGCGCCTCCGAGCGGCGCTTCTCCAAGATATTCCAGGCGACCCCGGACCTCCTGAGCATCACGAGCCTGACGGACGGGACCATACTGGAGGTGAACGAGGCTTTCCTGCGCGCCCTGGGTTACCAGCGCCAGGAGGTGATCGGCACCTACGCCGGGGAGCTTGGGCTTTGGGCCGACTCGGATCAGCCGGCGGCCCTTTTGCAGCAGCTTGAGGTGCGGGGCGAGGTGAGGGACATCGAGGTGCGGCTTAAGGGGAGAAACGGCCGGGAGCTTGAAGGGCTGGTGTCAGCTGAGCTCATTGAGATCAACGGCAACCCCTACCTGCTCACGCTCTTCAAGGACATCAGCGAGAGAAAAAGGCTTGAGGAGGACCGGGCGCGGCTGGCCGCCATCGTGGAATCCTCCGACGACGCCATCATGGCCGTGGACCGCGAGGGGGCCATCACCAGTTGGAACGCCGGGGCCGAAAAGATGTTCGGCTATCCCGCCCAGGACATGAAGGGGGTGCACCTTTCCTTCCTGGTCTCCCCGGAGAAAAAGGAGCAGGTCACTTGCCTCAACGACGGTATCCGCAGCGACGGCGCGGTCACCCACTGCGAGGTGGTGCACGTGACCCGCGGGGGGAGGCAGATCTACGTCTCCCTCACCATGTCCCCCATCAAAAGCGCCGACGGCGGCGTCGTCGGGACCTCCTGCATCGCGCGCGACGTAACCGAGCGCACCCGCATGGAAGAGATCATCAAGCACCAGGCCCAGCACGACACCCTGACCGACCTCCCCAACCGCAAACTCTTCGGCGATTTCCTCAACCTGGAGCTGGCCCAGGCGCGGCGCAACAGAAAGAGCCTCGCCGTGCTCTTCATGGACCTGGACCGTTTCAAGCAGGTAAACGACACCTTGGGGCACGCGGCGGGGGACCGTCTGCTGCAGGCTGTGGCGCAAAGGTTGAAGCGCTGCGTGCGCGAGTCGGACACAGTGGCGCGCATAAGCGGCGACGAATTCAACGTCCTCATGCCGGACTTGGCCCAGACCGACGACGTCGGCATCGTGGTCGGCAAGATCATGGGGGTATTCCGGACCCCGTTCGTCCTGGAGGGGGCCGAGTTGAAGGTGACCACAAGCGTCGGCGTGAGCATGTTCCCGGACGACGGCGACTCGGCCCAGGAGCTTTTGCAAAAGGCCGACGGCGCCATGTACGTCGCGAAACAGACCCCCGGCAACAGCTACCAGTTCTACAACGGCGAGATCAACGCCCGCACCGTGGCCCGGCAGAACATGGAGCGCCGCCTGCGCGAGGCGGTGTCCAAAAACGAGCTGGATCTGGTCTACCAGCCGTTGTTGAGCCTTAAGTCGGGGGAGATCGTCGGGGCGGAGGCCCTTTTGCGCTGGCACCACCCCGAGCATGGGCAATTGCTCCCTTCGCAGTTTCTCCCGGTCGCCGAGGAGACCGGCGCCATCGTCCCCATCGGCGAGTGGGTCCTCTTCAACGCCTGCCGCCAGATGCGCCTGTGGCAGAGCCAGGGGTTCGACTTGAGCGTGGCGGTGAACCTCTCCAACCGCGAGTTCCACCAGCCGAACTTCATCGACCTGGCCATGCGCGCCCTTTCCCAAAGCGGCCTCGACCCCGCCTCCCTGGAGCTGGACGTCACCGAGAAAGCGATCATGGACAACCCCGCGTTCTCGCTACGCAACATGCGCCGGCTGACCGACATCGGCGTCGCCTTCTCGGTGGACGACTTCGGCGTCGGCGCCTCCTCCCTTTCCCGGATCAAGGAACTCCCCATCGCCAAGGTCAAGATCGACCGCAGCTTCATCAGGGACATCCTCACCGAGCCCAATGACCTGGACGTGGTCTCCGCCGTCATCTGCATGTCGCACAGCCTCAAGATGAGGGTCAACGCGGTCGGGGTCGAGTCTGCCGAGCAACTCGCCCTGGTCGGCAGTTTCGGCTGCGACGAGGTGCAGGGAGATCTGATCAGCAGGCCGCTTCCCCCGCACGAGTTCGAACGCCTGTTGGTGGAGGGAGGGGTTCATGCCGAATTCTGA
- a CDS encoding DUF4071 domain-containing protein: MPNSEPLCLVIIPYEKKKDAAGKVVDYETVFRRLIVPAVEAAGLLPVRADEQRTGCLNLRQPLERLRYCDCALADLSTGDPRVLYQLGIRQAVHPVRTLLVYAAGCAQLPLEAEGLPAVPYRVSPHGQPMHEAKYRALLTERLAEAMEGAAESEVYRALRGGSGEQAAKKERIAGRELHATVFANLLKKGRAGGLAALRELQSELSVHSEADPADLVELLLSYRALNGWSEIIELARQMPPALADSVLVQQQLGLALNWAGEGEHAEQVLRQLIARRGPSSDSYGILGRIMKDRWEQALTRGEMELARELLQKAASAYLKGFEADWRSTYPGVNAVTLMELKEPADPRRREILPVVHYAVEQRIRSGAADYWDYATLLELAALSCDEAKGRDALGRSLAMVREAWEPETTARDLRLIREARQRRGAECPAWAEYAESELLKAAERGTARP; this comes from the coding sequence ATGCCGAATTCTGAGCCGCTTTGCCTGGTCATCATCCCCTACGAAAAGAAAAAGGACGCCGCCGGCAAGGTGGTCGATTACGAGACGGTGTTCCGCAGGCTGATCGTGCCTGCCGTGGAGGCAGCCGGGCTCTTGCCTGTGCGCGCCGACGAGCAGAGGACCGGATGCCTCAACCTCAGGCAGCCGCTGGAGCGGCTGAGGTATTGCGACTGCGCCCTGGCCGACCTCTCCACCGGCGACCCCAGGGTCTTGTACCAGCTGGGGATCAGGCAGGCTGTGCATCCGGTCCGGACGCTTCTGGTCTACGCGGCAGGTTGCGCCCAGCTCCCGCTGGAGGCAGAGGGGCTCCCGGCGGTCCCCTACCGCGTGTCGCCGCACGGCCAGCCGATGCACGAGGCGAAATACCGCGCTCTCTTGACGGAGCGTCTGGCGGAGGCGATGGAAGGCGCTGCGGAAAGCGAGGTGTACCGCGCCCTGCGTGGGGGAAGCGGAGAGCAGGCGGCAAAAAAGGAGAGGATAGCCGGGCGGGAGCTTCACGCCACCGTCTTTGCCAACCTGCTTAAAAAGGGGCGGGCCGGGGGGCTTGCCGCGCTGCGCGAATTGCAGTCGGAGCTCTCCGTTCACTCCGAGGCCGACCCGGCGGACCTGGTCGAACTCCTGCTCAGCTATCGCGCGCTGAACGGCTGGAGCGAGATCATCGAGCTGGCAAGGCAGATGCCCCCCGCCCTGGCGGACAGCGTCCTGGTGCAGCAGCAGTTGGGGCTTGCCTTGAACTGGGCCGGAGAGGGGGAGCATGCGGAACAGGTGCTGCGTCAGCTCATCGCACGGCGCGGGCCTAGCAGCGACAGCTACGGCATCCTGGGGCGGATAATGAAGGACCGCTGGGAACAGGCGCTTACGCGGGGCGAGATGGAGCTTGCCAGGGAATTGCTGCAAAAAGCCGCCTCGGCATATCTGAAAGGGTTCGAGGCGGACTGGCGCAGCACCTATCCCGGAGTAAATGCGGTAACACTCATGGAGCTGAAGGAGCCGGCGGACCCGCGCCGCCGCGAAATCCTCCCGGTGGTGCACTACGCTGTGGAGCAGCGCATCCGCTCTGGCGCCGCCGATTACTGGGACTACGCAACGCTGTTAGAGCTGGCCGCTTTGTCCTGCGACGAAGCGAAGGGGAGGGATGCCCTGGGGCGCAGCCTCGCCATGGTGCGCGAGGCGTGGGAGCCGGAGACGACGGCACGCGACCTGCGGCTGATCCGGGAAGCGCGCCAGCGCCGCGGGGCGGAGTGCCCGGCCTGGGCCGAGTACGCCGAGTCCGAATTGCTGAAGGCGGCCGAGCGCGGCACGGCGCGCCCCTGA
- a CDS encoding AMP-dependent synthetase/ligase: MEKVPYRSIPDMLRHSAAQYQTLNAVEFRKNGQWVTLSYAQFYNRALMVSRGLRKLRMKPGDRIAILSENRAGWIIADMGILCGGGVTVPVYATGTPDQIAYALSSCEARIVFVSGKVQYRKLLQVRDALPHLEHVISFERFLGEAALPVTTFYQLSEVDDPILDTERAEIDSVIDSLTPEMPATIIYTSGTTGTPKGAVLTHGNLVFDVWATLDKVGGVGQEDLFLSFLPLSHVFERSVGYYLPLSCGAAIAFADSMEKISENMMELHPTIMVCVPRFFEKIYSRIYEAVHQLSLFKRKMFRRALAVGRSYVYARYIDKYVPFWLSFQHAIADRLVFSKLRSRFGDRLKFCASGGAPLDREINEFFWIIGVPVFEGYGLTETSPVLCSNSYNGLRFGSVGTPLAFTEIAIAGDGEVLARGPQVMAGYYNDEAATKEALVDGWFRTGDIGRLEEGFLYITDRKKDLIVTAGGKNIAPQPIENLLKRDKYISQAYVYGDRKPYLTALLVPTLERLLEFAQERRIAYHDLEDLVVHQPVIELYKSRVEAVNNELAPFQTIKKFALLPRDFTMDSGELTPTLKVKRQVISERYRDQIDHLYNGSES, translated from the coding sequence ATGGAAAAGGTTCCTTACCGGTCGATACCGGACATGCTCAGACATAGCGCCGCTCAATACCAGACGCTTAACGCCGTCGAGTTCAGAAAGAACGGACAGTGGGTCACCCTGAGCTACGCCCAGTTCTACAATCGGGCGCTCATGGTGTCGCGGGGGCTGCGCAAGCTGCGGATGAAACCCGGGGACAGGATCGCCATCTTGTCCGAGAACCGCGCCGGGTGGATCATCGCCGACATGGGCATCCTTTGCGGCGGCGGCGTCACCGTCCCGGTCTATGCCACCGGCACTCCGGACCAGATAGCCTATGCGCTTTCCAGTTGCGAGGCGCGCATCGTCTTCGTCTCCGGCAAGGTGCAATACCGGAAGCTGCTCCAGGTGCGGGACGCGCTGCCCCATCTGGAACACGTCATCTCCTTCGAGCGCTTCCTAGGCGAAGCGGCGCTGCCGGTTACGACCTTCTACCAGCTGAGCGAGGTGGACGACCCCATCCTCGACACCGAAAGGGCCGAGATCGATTCGGTGATCGACTCTCTTACCCCGGAAATGCCGGCCACCATCATCTACACCTCGGGTACGACCGGCACCCCCAAGGGGGCCGTGCTCACGCACGGCAACCTCGTTTTCGACGTCTGGGCCACTCTCGACAAGGTCGGGGGGGTGGGGCAGGAGGACCTCTTCCTGAGTTTTCTCCCCCTAAGCCACGTATTCGAGCGCAGCGTCGGGTACTATCTCCCCCTTTCCTGCGGCGCCGCCATCGCCTTCGCCGACAGCATGGAGAAGATCTCGGAGAACATGATGGAGCTGCACCCGACCATCATGGTCTGCGTGCCGAGGTTCTTCGAGAAGATCTATTCCCGCATCTACGAAGCGGTGCATCAGCTCTCCCTTTTCAAGAGGAAGATGTTTCGGCGCGCCCTTGCCGTCGGGCGCAGCTACGTCTACGCGCGCTACATAGACAAGTACGTGCCGTTTTGGCTTTCCTTCCAGCACGCGATCGCGGACCGGCTGGTATTCAGCAAGCTGCGCAGCCGCTTCGGCGACCGCCTCAAGTTCTGCGCCAGCGGCGGAGCCCCCCTGGACCGGGAAATCAACGAGTTCTTCTGGATCATCGGCGTCCCGGTCTTCGAGGGGTACGGCCTCACCGAGACGAGCCCGGTCCTTTGCAGCAACAGCTATAACGGCCTGCGCTTCGGGTCGGTGGGGACCCCTCTTGCCTTCACCGAGATCGCCATAGCAGGCGACGGCGAGGTGCTGGCGCGCGGCCCGCAGGTCATGGCCGGCTACTATAACGACGAGGCCGCGACGAAGGAGGCGCTGGTCGACGGCTGGTTCAGGACCGGCGACATCGGCCGCTTGGAGGAAGGCTTCCTCTATATCACCGACCGCAAAAAGGATCTGATCGTCACCGCCGGAGGGAAGAACATCGCCCCCCAGCCGATCGAGAACCTCCTGAAGCGGGACAAGTACATCTCCCAGGCCTACGTATACGGCGACAGGAAGCCATACCTGACGGCACTTCTGGTCCCGACCCTGGAAAGGCTTTTGGAATTCGCCCAGGAACGCAGAATCGCCTACCACGACCTGGAAGACCTGGTCGTGCACCAGCCGGTGATCGAGCTGTACAAAAGCCGCGTCGAGGCTGTCAACAACGAGCTTGCCCCCTTCCAGACCATCAAGAAGTTCGCGCTCTTGCCGCGCGACTTCACCATGGACAGCGGCGAGCTGACCCCGACCCTCAAGGTGAAACGGCAGGTAATCTCGGAGAGGTACCGGGACCAGATAGACCATCTCTACAACGGCAGCGAATCGTAA